The bacterium DNA window AGCCGGCGACGAGGCAAGCCGCGCACATGCGCGCCTCGGCCGGAAGATGTTGCCCCACGCCGGTCGGCAGCGGAGGCACCTGCACGGATGACCACAAGAGACACCGGAGCGCCCGCTCGATGAGCGCCGACGCTTCCCTATGGTGGGAGGACGGCGCGCTCCTTCTTCTTGACCAGACGGCACTGCCGCACGAGATCCGCATCCGCCGCTGCGAGTCGTGGCAGGATGTAGCGGACGCGATCCGAAGTCTGCAGGTGCGCGGTGCGCCCGCAATCGGACTCGCCGCCGCATACGCGATGGCGTTGGCCGCGCGGCAGCACGGGGGCCTGGGACCGAGCGGCCAGCGGGATCTGGTGCGCGAGGCGGCTAAGACGCTGAGAGGCACGCGCCCCACTGCCGTGAACCTTGCGTGGGCGCTCGACCGGCTGCTGCGGGTGATGGACGCGTCGGGTCCCGGGGCGCTCCCGGATCGACTCCTCGCGGCCGCGCACGCTCTGGTCCGCGCGGACCTGGAAACGAACCGCCAGATCGGTCGGTTCGGTGTTAGTCTGTTGTCCGAAGGCGCGTCCGTCCTGACGTACTGCAACACCGGCATGCTTGCGACGGGAGGCTACGGGACCGCGTTCGGCGTTCTGCGTGCCGCCCACGAGAGGGGGCTCGGCATCCACGTGTTTGCGTGCGAGACGCGTC harbors:
- the mtnA gene encoding S-methyl-5-thioribose-1-phosphate isomerase, with product MSADASLWWEDGALLLLDQTALPHEIRIRRCESWQDVADAIRSLQVRGAPAIGLAAAYAMALAARQHGGLGPSGQRDLVREAAKTLRGTRPTAVNLAWALDRLLRVMDASGPGALPDRLLAAAHALVRADLETNRQIGRFGVSLLSEGASVLTYCNTGMLATGGYGTAFGVLRAAHERGLGIHVFACETRPVLQGARLTAWELLRAGIPSTLITDNAAGTLMRAGEITAVVVGADRIAANGDVANKVGTYTLAVLAHAHRVPFYVAAPTSTIDLDTPDGDAIPIEERDAGEVTTVGGVRVAPRGVAVRNPAFDVTPHQLLTAIITEAGVVRAPYAAGLRGAVAAHTAAAGGGA